The following are encoded in a window of Haloarcula halophila genomic DNA:
- a CDS encoding NAD-dependent epimerase/dehydratase family protein codes for MSILITGADGYLGWPATLRIADRTDDRVILVDNFGRREWVEEVGATSATPVSSIDRRLDAAREVHGLSNLSFVKGDLVEKSFVDELLVVHEPDVVVHTAAQPSAPYSQINGERANYTQHNNMQATRNLLWGLEEHDLTNTHFIETTTTGVYGAPEFPIPEGGATMENQGEADDVPFPAMAGSWYHLTKSHDAANLRLAHQQFDIPISDVRTAIVYGTETAETREDDRLKTRFDFDYYFGTVGHRFCAQAVAGYPVTVYGKGEQRKPFISLEDAVEGLAQVALEDPDDRPEGLTVYNQVTRAISIVEIAETIADVGSEFDLDVAVKHFENPRDEDETHKMEIENDRYADLIGGQNQTFEEGVRDIFETLTRYDDTIESYEDRFLPSVLVDE; via the coding sequence ATGTCTATCCTCATCACCGGTGCCGACGGCTACCTCGGGTGGCCGGCGACCCTGCGGATCGCCGACCGGACCGACGATCGAGTCATCCTCGTCGACAACTTCGGCCGCCGTGAGTGGGTTGAGGAGGTCGGCGCTACGAGCGCGACGCCAGTCTCCAGTATCGACCGGCGACTCGACGCCGCACGGGAGGTCCACGGGCTCTCGAACCTCTCGTTCGTCAAGGGCGACCTCGTCGAGAAGTCCTTCGTCGACGAACTCCTGGTGGTCCACGAACCGGACGTGGTCGTCCACACGGCGGCCCAGCCCTCCGCGCCGTACTCCCAGATCAATGGCGAGCGGGCCAACTACACCCAGCACAACAACATGCAGGCCACGCGGAATCTCCTGTGGGGTCTGGAGGAACACGACCTCACCAACACCCACTTCATCGAGACGACCACGACGGGTGTCTACGGCGCACCCGAATTCCCCATCCCGGAGGGTGGGGCGACGATGGAGAATCAGGGCGAGGCCGACGATGTGCCGTTTCCGGCGATGGCTGGGAGCTGGTACCACCTCACGAAATCGCACGACGCAGCGAACCTGCGGTTGGCCCACCAGCAGTTCGACATCCCGATCTCGGACGTCCGAACCGCTATCGTCTACGGGACCGAGACCGCCGAGACGCGCGAGGACGACCGACTGAAGACCCGATTCGACTTCGATTACTACTTCGGGACTGTAGGACATCGTTTCTGTGCACAGGCGGTCGCGGGCTACCCGGTCACGGTCTACGGCAAGGGCGAGCAGCGCAAGCCGTTCATTTCGCTGGAGGACGCAGTCGAGGGGCTGGCACAGGTCGCACTCGAAGACCCGGACGACCGGCCTGAGGGGCTGACCGTCTACAACCAGGTCACCCGCGCTATCAGTATCGTCGAGATCGCGGAGACGATCGCGGACGTCGGTTCGGAGTTCGACCTCGACGTGGCTGTCAAGCACTTCGAGAACCCGCGTGACGAGGACGAAACCCACAAGATGGAGATTGAGAACGACCGCTACGCCGACCTCATCGGCGGCCAGAACCAGACCTTCGAGGAGGGTGTCCGCGACATCTTCGAGACGCTGACCCGCTACGACGACACCATCGAGTCCTACGAAGACCGGTTCCTCCCTAGTGTCCTTGTCGATGAATGA
- a CDS encoding SDR family oxidoreductase, protein MRILVTGGAGFIGGHLAERFAGDGHDVVVLDNRDPFYDLDIKSHNVEAGRAAADASDGSYEFVEGDVRDAELVTDLVADADYVYHQAAQAGVRPSVENPRKYDEVNVGGTLNLLDACRDEGIERFVMASSSSVYGVPQYLPYDEEHPTTPVSPYGASKLAAERYACAYSEVYDFPAVALRYFTVYGPRMRPNMAISNFVSRCMNGDPPIIYGDGTQTRDFTYIDDILEANVTLLEEDAADGQAINIGSTDNIEIKTLAEEIRDQLAPELELVYEERHDADAEHTHASTERASELLGYEASHTIREGVSKFIDWYRENREWYEPLVRNS, encoded by the coding sequence ATGAGAATCCTCGTGACTGGCGGTGCGGGCTTCATCGGTGGCCACCTCGCCGAACGGTTCGCCGGTGACGGCCACGACGTCGTCGTCCTGGACAACCGGGACCCGTTCTACGACCTGGACATCAAGTCCCACAACGTCGAGGCGGGCCGCGCGGCGGCCGACGCCAGCGACGGTAGCTACGAGTTCGTCGAGGGCGATGTCCGCGACGCCGAGTTGGTCACCGACCTCGTCGCCGACGCCGACTACGTCTACCACCAGGCTGCCCAGGCCGGCGTCCGCCCGAGCGTCGAGAACCCCCGAAAGTACGACGAGGTCAATGTCGGCGGCACGCTGAATCTGCTGGACGCCTGTCGCGACGAGGGCATCGAGCGGTTCGTCATGGCTTCCTCGTCGTCGGTGTACGGCGTCCCGCAGTACCTCCCGTACGACGAAGAACATCCGACGACGCCGGTCTCGCCCTACGGCGCTTCGAAACTCGCCGCCGAACGGTACGCCTGTGCCTACAGCGAGGTGTACGACTTCCCCGCCGTCGCGCTGCGGTACTTTACAGTATACGGTCCCCGGATGCGCCCGAACATGGCCATCTCCAATTTCGTCTCCCGGTGTATGAACGGCGACCCGCCGATCATCTACGGCGACGGCACACAGACGCGGGACTTCACGTACATCGATGACATCCTCGAAGCCAACGTCACGTTGCTGGAGGAGGACGCCGCCGACGGCCAGGCCATCAACATCGGCTCGACGGACAACATCGAGATCAAGACACTGGCCGAGGAGATCCGCGATCAGTTGGCGCCCGAGCTAGAGCTTGTCTACGAGGAGCGCCACGACGCCGACGCCGAGCACACCCACGCGAGTACGGAGCGTGCGAGCGAACTGCTGGGCTACGAGGCCTCGCATACGATCCGGGAGGGCGTCTCGAAGTTCATCGACTGGTACCGGGAGAACCGCGAGTGGTACGAGCCGCTGGTACGGAACTCTTGA
- a CDS encoding STT3 domain-containing protein: MDDQVRDATEALIERKPALRDDIETLLERDGDGVWAFDEVAVDSGAFGEIVGSGLVEETDDGYRLSDRAAIRAAIEPPSGDDSDDAPASVSVQSSLESVSFPNRRRTLALGAALLALALVRILLMAPAVFRPTGIVLAGNDPYMYHHIVEQLTTSGPAAFSPSALGQLDIDFLQFEVRTHDTLLIVVLWWVAALLGGESAVGTVVAWYPVLAALGCAICVYLLTVRLTDDIRCGLAAVLLLAITPAHAYRTALGFGDHHAFDYLVLGVTALAVAVVATERVSRTDDRLGVSPTGWLAVGVGGAGIAAQTAAWRGGPLLVLPIALYVVARTYVDVRDDVDPFATNALLLALTGVGAVLSLVPHLAFDWFQPARAFAPLLLFVGAVGVVGFAALVGRFDVPAWTTLAGEAAGVLAALVVLPAVFPPIADAATEAISYFQTYGGSGIAETQSLFSGNLGATIAPIFLFGFVLFLALPYMAWAAWVQGGQRGRPDWLAVSAYAWWFFLLAIVQNRFSGELSLFTAVFAGIGFLHVAVWVDMARPLNLGTGETDPRSRADGGTTSLPGLDAVDGRTVAQFAVLFLLIGSLGGVQTVVKTQQISVTDAAYETGIAVDAYADEHDMGYPENYVISRWGNNRADNYLVNGETESYEYAQNNYGGFIGSSDASGWYDQFAGDDVGFVVVRAETPAPEESVHSQLLADYGSATESSPALEHYRAIYEHESGQLVAFAVVPGATVTGTAEAGTTITAETTVMLPPTGEEVTYTQQADVGEDGRYTFTTPYPGTYSVGGNEVTVPESAVLDGGNVTENG; the protein is encoded by the coding sequence ATGGACGACCAGGTTCGGGACGCGACCGAGGCCCTGATCGAACGCAAGCCCGCCCTCCGGGACGACATCGAAACGCTGCTCGAACGCGACGGGGACGGCGTCTGGGCGTTCGATGAGGTCGCCGTCGATTCGGGTGCGTTCGGCGAAATCGTGGGTTCCGGCTTAGTCGAGGAGACCGACGATGGCTACCGGCTCAGCGATCGTGCGGCGATCCGGGCGGCTATCGAGCCGCCGTCCGGCGACGACAGCGACGACGCCCCTGCGTCGGTCAGCGTTCAGTCGTCCTTAGAGTCCGTTTCGTTCCCGAACCGTCGACGAACGCTCGCGCTCGGCGCGGCGCTGTTGGCGCTTGCGTTGGTTCGTATCCTCCTGATGGCCCCGGCCGTCTTCCGTCCGACGGGGATCGTCCTGGCCGGTAACGATCCCTACATGTACCATCACATCGTCGAACAGCTGACGACGAGCGGCCCCGCGGCGTTCAGCCCGAGCGCGCTCGGACAGTTGGACATTGATTTCCTCCAGTTCGAGGTTCGAACCCACGATACGCTGCTGATCGTCGTCTTGTGGTGGGTGGCAGCGTTGCTGGGCGGCGAGAGCGCGGTGGGGACCGTCGTCGCGTGGTACCCGGTCCTGGCCGCCCTCGGCTGCGCGATCTGTGTGTATCTGCTGACGGTGCGGCTGACCGACGATATCCGCTGTGGGCTTGCAGCGGTCCTCCTGTTGGCGATAACGCCCGCTCACGCGTACCGCACTGCGCTTGGATTCGGCGATCACCACGCGTTCGACTACCTCGTGCTTGGGGTCACTGCCCTCGCGGTGGCCGTTGTCGCGACCGAACGGGTCAGCCGAACGGACGATCGACTCGGTGTCTCGCCTACTGGTTGGCTCGCCGTCGGCGTCGGTGGGGCCGGGATCGCGGCACAGACTGCCGCTTGGCGTGGTGGTCCGCTGCTCGTCTTGCCCATTGCACTCTACGTCGTCGCCCGGACCTACGTCGATGTCCGGGACGACGTGGACCCATTCGCGACCAACGCGCTGCTACTCGCGTTGACTGGCGTCGGTGCGGTGCTGTCGTTGGTCCCGCACCTGGCGTTCGACTGGTTCCAACCGGCCCGGGCGTTCGCGCCGCTGTTGCTCTTTGTCGGGGCGGTCGGTGTCGTCGGCTTCGCAGCGCTCGTGGGCCGCTTTGACGTCCCGGCCTGGACGACGCTTGCCGGCGAGGCTGCGGGTGTTCTCGCTGCCCTCGTGGTCCTCCCCGCTGTGTTTCCACCGATCGCCGATGCGGCGACCGAGGCCATCAGCTACTTCCAGACCTACGGCGGGAGCGGTATCGCCGAGACTCAGTCGCTGTTCAGCGGGAACCTCGGTGCGACAATCGCACCCATCTTCCTGTTCGGGTTCGTGCTCTTCCTGGCGCTGCCGTACATGGCGTGGGCGGCCTGGGTACAGGGCGGCCAGCGCGGTCGGCCCGACTGGCTGGCCGTCTCGGCGTACGCCTGGTGGTTCTTCCTGTTGGCGATCGTCCAGAACCGCTTTAGCGGGGAACTGTCGCTCTTCACTGCTGTCTTCGCCGGGATCGGCTTCCTCCACGTCGCGGTTTGGGTCGATATGGCCCGGCCGCTGAATCTCGGTACAGGGGAGACGGACCCACGCTCGCGGGCTGACGGCGGTACTACGTCGTTGCCCGGGCTTGACGCAGTTGATGGCCGAACCGTTGCCCAGTTCGCCGTCCTCTTCTTGCTCATCGGTTCCCTCGGCGGGGTCCAGACAGTCGTGAAGACACAGCAGATCTCGGTCACCGACGCCGCCTACGAGACAGGGATAGCTGTCGACGCGTACGCCGACGAACACGACATGGGCTACCCCGAGAACTACGTCATCAGCCGCTGGGGGAACAACCGAGCGGACAACTACCTCGTCAACGGGGAGACCGAGTCCTACGAATACGCCCAGAACAACTACGGCGGGTTCATCGGATCCTCGGACGCCAGCGGCTGGTACGACCAGTTCGCGGGGGATGACGTCGGCTTCGTGGTCGTCAGGGCGGAGACGCCAGCCCCGGAGGAGTCCGTCCACAGCCAGTTGCTGGCCGACTACGGCAGCGCGACCGAATCGAGCCCCGCGCTGGAACACTACCGCGCGATATACGAACACGAGAGCGGGCAACTCGTGGCTTTCGCTGTCGTTCCGGGGGCGACGGTGACCGGGACCGCCGAGGCCGGGACGACGATCACCGCCGAGACGACGGTGATGCTTCCGCCGACAGGCGAGGAAGTGACCTACACACAACAGGCCGATGTCGGCGAGGACGGTCGATATACGTTCACGACGCCGTATCCGGGGACCTACAGCGTCGGCGGGAACGAAGTCACCGTTCCGGAGTCGGCGGTCCTCGATGGCGGGAACGTCACCGAAAACGGCTGA
- a CDS encoding sulfatase, producing the protein MRPNVVIVVLDTARFDDARGTVGGAPVMPALDRLASEGTECIRVSATAPWTLPSHASLFTGTYPSKHGAHAGHKRLTDDLPRLPSVLQTAGYETVAVSNNTWISGEFGFDIGFDTFYQTWQYIQSPTDLGRIARTRHGWEMYRSLARELLSGNLPVNVLNALYGRFGRKRTDSGAAQTNEFVRGWLRDRTDDAPFFLFVNYLEPHLEYRPPKSYTDRFLPADVSHDEAMSVPQDAWGYLAGDVELSAHEFDILRGLYQAELAYVDDRLQELLTTLDTATDRETFVVVTSDHGENIGDHGLMDHQYSLHETLLHVPLVMSGGPFTGTGEVSRPVQLVDLAPTILDTVGVDAPALRTETQGLSFHPDADDRRDYVIAEYLAPQPSMDALEKRVDAVPSEVRRYNRSLRSISVDGRKLIRGSDGSRWLYDLTDDPDECTDVSDTHPSVASTLEQQLETWLDSFDHATNRDGPDIGASTRQRLEELGYLQK; encoded by the coding sequence ATGAGACCTAACGTTGTTATCGTGGTCCTGGACACTGCACGATTCGACGACGCGCGTGGAACCGTGGGCGGGGCCCCAGTTATGCCGGCACTCGACCGGCTGGCGAGCGAGGGCACCGAGTGTATCCGGGTCTCGGCGACTGCACCGTGGACGCTGCCCTCTCACGCGTCGCTGTTTACCGGGACATATCCCTCGAAGCATGGTGCACATGCTGGTCACAAGCGACTCACCGACGACCTTCCGAGGCTCCCATCCGTCCTCCAGACGGCGGGCTACGAGACTGTCGCTGTGTCGAACAATACCTGGATCAGTGGTGAGTTCGGCTTCGACATCGGCTTCGACACGTTCTATCAGACCTGGCAGTATATCCAGTCGCCGACGGATCTTGGACGGATCGCTCGAACCCGTCACGGCTGGGAGATGTATCGTTCGCTCGCTCGCGAACTGCTCTCTGGAAATCTTCCGGTCAATGTCTTGAATGCTCTCTATGGTCGATTCGGACGGAAACGAACCGACAGTGGTGCAGCCCAGACCAATGAATTTGTCCGTGGCTGGTTGCGTGACCGAACCGACGACGCCCCGTTCTTCCTCTTTGTTAACTATCTCGAACCGCATCTCGAGTATCGTCCGCCTAAATCCTACACGGACCGGTTCCTGCCGGCGGACGTCTCCCACGACGAGGCGATGTCTGTGCCTCAGGACGCGTGGGGCTATCTCGCCGGCGATGTGGAACTCAGCGCCCACGAGTTCGACATTCTTCGGGGGCTTTATCAGGCCGAGCTAGCCTACGTTGACGATCGCCTTCAGGAGTTACTGACGACACTGGATACGGCGACTGACCGGGAGACGTTTGTCGTCGTGACGAGTGACCACGGGGAAAATATCGGCGACCACGGGTTGATGGACCATCAGTACTCACTCCACGAAACACTGTTACACGTTCCGCTCGTCATGTCTGGCGGGCCGTTTACGGGAACGGGAGAGGTGAGTCGGCCGGTCCAGTTAGTCGATCTGGCCCCGACTATCCTCGACACCGTTGGCGTCGACGCCCCTGCTCTTCGCACTGAAACACAAGGACTGTCGTTCCACCCTGACGCGGACGACCGACGTGACTACGTAATCGCGGAGTACCTCGCTCCACAACCCTCGATGGACGCACTGGAAAAGCGTGTCGACGCGGTCCCTTCCGAGGTCAGACGCTACAACCGTTCGCTTCGGTCGATCAGTGTCGACGGGCGCAAACTGATTCGAGGCTCTGACGGCAGTCGGTGGCTCTACGACCTCACAGACGACCCTGACGAATGCACCGATGTCTCGGACACTCACCCGAGTGTTGCCTCCACTCTGGAACAGCAATTGGAGACGTGGCTCGACTCGTTCGACCACGCGACCAATCGAGATGGCCCCGATATCGGTGCAAGCACCCGACAGCGACTTGAAGAACTCGGATATCTTCAAAAATAG
- a CDS encoding glycosyltransferase family 4 protein: MTAKVPTVESMHVLQTPVRFAPDIGGVESYVQDVSSALVERGHEVTVVCANTRGYERVERIDGITVRRLSSPFSIANTNVTPALPVALGRLAREVDVIHTHLPTPWCADISAVVGALTGTPTVLTYHNDIVGDGLASYVAEAYNATALRATLSLVDHVLVTREAYLDESDHLSAAREVDVVRNGVDTSQFAPVEVDAGERKRLGFATDRPNVFFLSVLDAYHEYKGLDVLLAAVERLTESGTPPHLLVGGDGPLRKRYERQVRERGLDEHVTFAGRIPDADLGPTYSAADAFVLPSTSTDQEGFGLVALEALACGTPVVTTDIVGVAEAIERERAGIVVEKADSTALADGISTLLADAPADQGHRGRRLCEREYSWAESVDQLVELYREVGADR, encoded by the coding sequence GTGACTGCAAAAGTCCCGACAGTCGAGTCAATGCACGTCCTCCAGACCCCGGTTCGGTTCGCGCCCGATATCGGCGGTGTGGAGTCGTATGTGCAGGATGTCTCGTCAGCTCTCGTCGAACGCGGGCACGAGGTCACTGTCGTCTGTGCGAACACCCGCGGCTACGAGCGCGTCGAACGCATCGACGGGATCACCGTCCGACGGCTGTCGAGCCCGTTCAGTATCGCGAATACGAACGTCACGCCGGCGTTACCGGTCGCGTTGGGCCGTCTGGCCCGTGAGGTAGACGTCATCCACACGCACCTCCCGACGCCGTGGTGTGCCGACATCAGCGCCGTCGTCGGGGCGCTCACCGGGACGCCGACGGTGCTGACCTACCACAACGACATCGTCGGGGACGGCCTGGCGAGCTACGTCGCGGAGGCGTACAACGCGACCGCGCTCCGGGCCACGCTCTCGCTGGTCGATCACGTACTCGTTACACGCGAGGCGTACCTCGACGAATCCGATCACCTTTCGGCCGCTCGGGAGGTCGATGTCGTCCGCAACGGCGTCGACACCAGCCAGTTCGCGCCCGTCGAGGTCGACGCCGGCGAGCGCAAGCGTCTCGGGTTCGCGACGGATCGGCCAAACGTCTTCTTCCTCTCGGTGCTCGACGCCTATCACGAGTACAAGGGCTTGGACGTACTGCTGGCTGCCGTCGAGCGACTCACCGAGTCCGGGACACCGCCACACCTCCTCGTCGGCGGCGATGGTCCGCTCCGCAAGCGATACGAGCGACAGGTCCGCGAGCGTGGTCTCGACGAACACGTCACGTTCGCCGGTCGCATTCCCGACGCCGATCTGGGTCCGACCTACAGCGCGGCAGACGCGTTCGTCCTCCCGTCGACCAGTACCGACCAGGAAGGGTTCGGCCTTGTCGCACTGGAAGCGCTGGCCTGTGGGACGCCCGTCGTCACGACCGACATCGTCGGCGTCGCCGAGGCAATCGAACGGGAAAGAGCGGGTATCGTCGTCGAGAAAGCTGATTCCACGGCACTGGCCGACGGGATCAGCACGCTACTGGCCGACGCGCCCGCTGACCAGGGCCATCGCGGGCGTCGGCTCTGTGAACGCGAGTACAGTTGGGCCGAGAGCGTCGATCAGTTGGTCGAGCTATATCGCGAAGTGGGGGCCGACAGGTGA
- a CDS encoding glycosyltransferase family 4 protein: MRILVLTREFPPHVVGGMAYHLGYLYSEMAQRGHEVTVLAGVCEQAREAAGDLVDDAISVQPVRYGSFHGHHLRYPLALWRRLRSVDLSRFDVAIAHTQLPYDLPLPTITKYHDCPRAERPFFRREFSLSVKLADSLLDPTRRVVERRSLTRTDHAIFNSERCRQAWADHYTFETPSTVIHNGVDRSMFYPRNPQRDDQYVLFVGDSERKGLSAVRSYARIGSLPVVLVGDTEVPEPNVETLGRVSQERLASLYSDAVATIHPAKFEAFGNVVLESLSCGTPVVTTADCGASELLTPATGVVTDDVAAGVETARDLDSEACVALASDHTWKRVATETLERTRSVLD; encoded by the coding sequence GTGCGCATCCTCGTCCTCACTCGCGAGTTCCCGCCCCACGTCGTCGGCGGAATGGCCTACCACCTCGGATACCTCTACTCGGAGATGGCCCAACGTGGTCACGAGGTGACCGTCCTGGCCGGCGTCTGCGAGCAGGCGCGTGAAGCCGCCGGCGACCTCGTCGACGACGCGATCAGCGTCCAACCGGTCCGGTACGGGAGCTTCCACGGGCATCACCTCCGCTATCCGCTGGCGCTGTGGCGACGGCTCAGGTCGGTCGATCTCTCGCGTTTCGACGTCGCGATAGCTCACACGCAACTCCCCTACGACCTTCCGTTGCCGACGATCACCAAGTACCACGACTGCCCGCGGGCCGAGCGACCGTTCTTCCGACGGGAGTTCTCGCTGTCGGTGAAACTCGCCGACTCGCTGTTGGACCCGACGCGGCGCGTCGTCGAACGGCGGTCGCTGACCCGCACCGACCACGCGATATTCAACAGCGAACGCTGTCGGCAGGCGTGGGCCGACCACTACACGTTCGAGACGCCGTCAACGGTGATCCACAACGGCGTCGACCGATCCATGTTCTACCCGCGAAATCCACAACGAGATGATCAATACGTCCTGTTCGTCGGCGACTCCGAGCGCAAGGGGCTCTCGGCTGTCCGGTCCTACGCTAGAATCGGATCACTCCCGGTCGTTCTCGTCGGCGATACCGAGGTTCCCGAACCGAACGTCGAGACGCTCGGACGCGTCTCACAGGAGCGACTGGCCTCGCTGTACAGCGACGCCGTCGCGACCATCCACCCGGCGAAGTTCGAGGCGTTCGGGAACGTGGTGCTGGAGTCCCTTTCGTGTGGAACACCCGTCGTAACGACGGCGGACTGTGGGGCCAGCGAACTGCTGACGCCGGCGACAGGCGTCGTCACCGACGACGTGGCCGCAGGTGTCGAGACCGCCCGTGACCTCGACAGCGAGGCCTGTGTGGCACTCGCGAGCGACCACACCTGGAAGCGGGTCGCCACGGAGACGCTCGAACGCACGAGATCGGTCCTCGACTGA
- a CDS encoding glycosyltransferase family 4 protein, producing MRILRVAQKLYPETKGGGAYHVHAMSRDQASLGHNVTVLTVTQGDAEPHIERRDGYDVVRFPSVTEPVGNSISPGVMQFLQQRANRFDIVHAHSHLYFSTNLAAAVRRLGGPPLAITNHGLYSQTAARWLFDVYLRTVARLTFDSADVVFCYTDADRDRLRERDVSTEIAVVPNGIDRGRFSPEGPQSDLLTSEGPTLLFVGRFVDGKRPTDALVAFRRVVRQYPDSHLYFVGKGPLRAQLETQIEKAGLEDHVTLTGTQPYDAMPEIYRSADVLILPSRAEGVPRTVLEAMATDVPVVVSDLPQIRTVVAGGGECVPVGEHTALAQALVHVLDSRADYEPMAATREYEWKRTVRKTTAHLERVSTG from the coding sequence ATGCGAATCTTACGGGTGGCACAGAAACTCTATCCCGAGACCAAGGGGGGTGGCGCATATCATGTCCACGCGATGAGCCGTGATCAAGCGTCCTTGGGACACAACGTGACCGTTCTAACGGTTACACAGGGCGATGCGGAGCCCCACATCGAGCGACGCGATGGGTACGATGTCGTTCGGTTTCCATCAGTGACTGAACCAGTTGGTAACTCGATATCTCCCGGAGTGATGCAGTTCCTCCAACAACGCGCGAATCGGTTCGACATCGTTCACGCACACTCTCATCTCTACTTCTCCACGAACCTCGCAGCAGCGGTACGGCGGCTGGGTGGGCCACCGCTAGCAATCACTAACCACGGGCTGTACTCACAGACCGCGGCGAGGTGGCTCTTCGACGTGTATCTTCGGACCGTTGCACGCCTCACGTTTGACAGTGCAGACGTTGTATTCTGCTACACTGACGCCGACAGGGACCGCCTTCGTGAACGAGATGTATCGACCGAAATCGCGGTTGTTCCCAACGGAATCGACCGTGGGCGATTTTCTCCAGAAGGGCCACAGAGCGATTTACTCACTTCCGAGGGACCGACGCTGCTATTTGTCGGGCGATTCGTCGATGGAAAGCGGCCGACCGACGCACTTGTGGCATTCCGACGGGTGGTCAGACAGTACCCTGACTCTCACCTCTATTTTGTCGGCAAGGGGCCACTTCGTGCACAACTCGAGACTCAAATCGAGAAAGCCGGTCTCGAAGACCACGTGACTCTCACTGGAACACAACCGTATGACGCGATGCCAGAGATTTACAGGAGTGCAGACGTGCTCATCTTACCGAGCCGTGCGGAGGGGGTTCCTCGGACTGTTCTGGAGGCGATGGCGACCGACGTCCCTGTCGTCGTGTCTGACCTTCCGCAAATCCGCACAGTAGTTGCCGGCGGGGGCGAGTGTGTGCCTGTCGGCGAGCACACAGCACTGGCCCAAGCCCTCGTTCACGTGCTTGATAGCAGAGCCGACTACGAACCGATGGCGGCCACACGTGAGTACGAGTGGAAACGAACTGTACGAAAGACAACCGCGCACTTAGAACGGGTCAGTACAGGGTGA
- a CDS encoding winged helix-turn-helix domain-containing protein, whose translation MPTDQPDPSEREMPSDPADLLPADSVLSLDEYLAMHAAVGHRTRYEILYRLVHSGEMSPSELEDTMKIDDSTLHYHLNKLVAVGLIEKRQRTGCGQEGLHTYYRATVFGEVTLTDGVDELIRGEREFDRMYDSSAE comes from the coding sequence ATGCCGACAGATCAACCAGATCCTTCTGAGCGGGAGATGCCGTCCGACCCAGCCGATCTCCTGCCAGCGGATAGCGTCCTCTCACTGGACGAATATCTCGCCATGCACGCTGCTGTCGGCCACCGCACTCGATACGAGATTCTCTATCGCCTCGTTCACAGTGGCGAGATGAGCCCCAGTGAACTCGAAGACACTATGAAAATCGACGACAGTACGCTCCACTACCATCTGAACAAACTCGTCGCCGTCGGATTGATTGAGAAACGTCAGCGTACGGGGTGTGGACAGGAAGGGTTGCACACCTACTATCGAGCGACTGTGTTCGGAGAGGTCACGCTAACTGACGGTGTCGACGAGCTGATCCGCGGTGAGCGAGAGTTCGACCGTATGTACGACAGCTCGGCGGAGTGA
- the aglF gene encoding UTP--glucose-1-phosphate uridylyltransferase AglF has translation MKAVVLAAGEGTRLRPLTEDKPKGMVEVAGKPILAHCFEKLIELGADELLVVVGYKKQVIINHFEDEFEGVPITYTHQREQKGLAHALLTVEDEISEDFMLMLGDNIFEANLADVVNRQREDRADAAFLVEEVPWEKASRYGVCDTNKYGEITEVVEKPEDPPSNLVMTGFYTFTPAIFHACHLVQPSNRGEYEISDAVDLLLHSGRTIDAIRMDGWRNDIGYPEDRDQAEERLQGEVDPELAAKNLAASE, from the coding sequence ATGAAAGCTGTTGTACTCGCCGCCGGTGAGGGCACCCGACTCCGCCCCCTCACCGAAGACAAGCCCAAGGGCATGGTCGAAGTCGCCGGGAAACCCATCCTCGCCCACTGTTTCGAGAAACTCATCGAACTCGGTGCCGACGAACTACTCGTCGTCGTCGGCTACAAGAAGCAGGTCATCATCAACCACTTCGAAGACGAGTTCGAAGGCGTCCCGATCACCTACACCCACCAGCGCGAACAGAAGGGGCTGGCCCACGCCCTCCTCACTGTCGAGGACGAGATCAGCGAGGACTTCATGCTGATGCTGGGGGACAACATCTTCGAGGCGAACCTCGCGGACGTCGTCAACCGACAGCGCGAGGACCGCGCCGACGCGGCCTTCCTCGTCGAGGAAGTCCCCTGGGAGAAGGCATCCCGGTACGGCGTCTGTGACACTAACAAGTACGGCGAAATCACCGAGGTCGTCGAGAAGCCCGAGGACCCGCCGTCGAACCTCGTCATGACCGGCTTCTACACGTTCACGCCAGCCATCTTCCACGCCTGTCATCTCGTCCAGCCTTCGAATCGCGGCGAGTACGAGATCAGCGACGCCGTCGACCTCTTGCTTCACTCGGGCCGGACCATCGACGCCATCCGCATGGACGGCTGGCGAAACGACATCGGCTACCCCGAGGACCGCGACCAGGCCGAGGAACGCCTCCAGGGCGAGGTCGATCCGGAACTGGCTGCGAAGAACCTCGCTGCGAGCGAGTAG